A single genomic interval of Camelina sativa cultivar DH55 chromosome 11, Cs, whole genome shotgun sequence harbors:
- the LOC104723598 gene encoding heavy metal-associated isoprenylated plant protein 3-like, protein MRNQKIMVAGAFDLERILKTIKKKTGKNAEILVMTKKSDAVQTDDDESDKVQIDDEHELVLEKNETSSLVPKQQENLENEKNDDKPETSSVMEVEFKIPFLNDKYEVKKVISKFEGVETCVVDVESQKVVVTGSFDQEKMLKKLKKKMDKKKDEESKIAAGEKEEADMSRDMHVKLNI, encoded by the exons ATGCGTAACCAAAAGATTATGGTTGCTGGTGCTTTTGATTTGGAGAGGATCTTGAAGACTATCAAGAAAAAAACTGGTAAAAATGCAGAAATTTTGGTAATGACTAAGAAATCCGATGCAGTTCAGACGGACGATGATGAATCTGATAAAGTCCAGATAGATGATGAACATGAACTAGTTCTAGAGAAGAATGAAACATCTTCTTTAGttccaaaacaacaagaaaatcttgaaAACGAGAAAAATGATGATAAACCTGAGACAAG TAGTGTAATGGAAGTCGAGTTCAAGATACCATTCCTAAATGACAAATATGAGGTCAAAAAAGTTATTTCCAAATTCGAAG GGGTTGAAACATGTGTGGTCGATGTTGAAAGTCAAAAGGTTGTGGTTACTGGTAGTTTTGATCAagagaaaatgttgaaaaaactcaagaaaaagATGGATAAAAAGAAGGATGAAGAATCCAAAATCGCCGCaggggaaaaagaagaagctgataTGAGTAGAGATATGCATGTCAAACTAAATATATGA